The Streptomyces sp. HSG2 genome has a segment encoding these proteins:
- a CDS encoding ABC transporter permease, whose product MIAAQAALETRMLLRNGEQLLLTVVIPTVLLVLFGSLDIVDTGTGEAVDFLTPGILALAVMSTAFTGQAIATGFERRYGVLKRLAASPLPRRGLMAAKTLSVLAVEVLQFALLSSVALTMGWSPRGGLLAVLALLALGTAAFSGLGLLMAGTLKAEATLAAANLVFLLLLVGGGVVVPLDRFPEPAQAVLGLSPLAALSEGLREVLQHGGGTPWASLAILVGWAVVGLTAAGRFFRWD is encoded by the coding sequence ATGATCGCCGCCCAGGCCGCGCTGGAGACCCGGATGCTGCTGCGCAACGGCGAACAGCTGCTGCTCACCGTCGTCATCCCGACCGTGCTGCTCGTCCTCTTCGGCTCGCTGGACATCGTCGACACCGGGACGGGCGAGGCGGTGGACTTCCTGACCCCGGGCATCCTCGCCCTCGCGGTCATGTCGACGGCCTTCACCGGGCAGGCCATCGCGACCGGCTTCGAGCGCCGCTACGGAGTGCTGAAGCGGCTGGCCGCCTCACCGCTGCCGCGCCGGGGCCTGATGGCGGCGAAGACCCTGTCCGTACTGGCCGTGGAGGTGCTCCAGTTCGCGCTGCTGTCCTCGGTCGCCCTGACGATGGGATGGTCTCCACGTGGGGGCCTTCTCGCGGTCCTGGCGCTCCTCGCCCTCGGCACGGCCGCGTTCTCCGGTCTCGGCCTGCTGATGGCCGGGACGTTGAAGGCGGAGGCGACGCTGGCGGCGGCGAACCTGGTCTTCCTGCTGCTGCTCGTCGGTGGCGGTGTCGTCGTCCCGCTGGACCGCTTCCCGGAGCCGGCCCAGGCGGTGCTCGGGCTGTCGCCGCTCGCCGCGCTCTCCGAGGGGCTCCGGGAGGTGCTCCAGCACGGCGGCGGGACCCCCTGGGCCTCCCTGGCGATCCTCGTCGGCTGGGCGGTCGTCGGGCTCACCGCGGCGGGGCGCTTCTTCCGCTGGGACTGA
- a CDS encoding ABC transporter ATP-binding protein: MRSEPVVQVRGLVKRYGPKTAVDHLDLVAHPGVTAVLGPNGAGKTTTVETCEGYLRPDAGTVRVLGLDPVRQGERLRPRVGVMLQSGGVYSGARADEMLRHVARLHAHPLDVDELVERLGLGSCGRTAYRRLSGGQRQRLALAMAVVGRPELVFLDEPTAGLDPQARRAVWDLVREIRADGVSAILTTHHMDEAERLADDVAIVDAGRVVAQGSPEALCRGGAENTLRFTGRPGLDLDSLLSALPPDSTAAEPSPGSYRVAGGVDARLLATVTSWCARHDVLPDRIAVERHTLEDVFLELTGKELRS; this comes from the coding sequence ATGCGAAGCGAGCCCGTGGTCCAGGTCCGGGGCCTGGTGAAGCGGTACGGACCCAAGACCGCGGTGGACCACCTCGACCTCGTCGCCCACCCCGGCGTCACGGCGGTGCTGGGCCCCAACGGCGCCGGGAAGACGACCACCGTCGAGACCTGCGAGGGGTACCTGCGACCCGACGCCGGCACGGTCCGGGTACTGGGCCTGGACCCCGTCCGCCAGGGCGAGCGACTCCGACCCCGCGTCGGCGTGATGCTCCAGAGCGGGGGCGTCTACTCCGGGGCCCGGGCGGACGAGATGCTCCGCCACGTGGCGCGGCTCCACGCCCACCCCCTGGACGTGGACGAACTCGTCGAACGTCTGGGGCTGGGCTCCTGCGGGCGGACGGCCTACCGCCGGCTCTCCGGCGGCCAGCGACAACGCCTGGCACTGGCCATGGCGGTGGTCGGCCGCCCGGAGCTGGTCTTCCTCGACGAACCCACCGCCGGCCTGGACCCACAGGCCCGACGCGCGGTCTGGGACCTGGTGCGCGAGATCCGCGCGGACGGCGTCTCCGCGATCCTCACCACCCACCACATGGACGAGGCCGAGCGACTCGCCGACGACGTCGCCATCGTCGACGCCGGCCGGGTCGTCGCCCAGGGTTCCCCTGAGGCGCTGTGCCGGGGCGGCGCCGAGAACACCCTGCGCTTCACGGGCCGCCCGGGGCTCGATCTCGACTCCCTGCTCAGCGCGCTGCCCCCGGACAGCACCGCCGCCGAGCCGTCGCCGGGCTCCTACCGCGTGGCCGGCGGAGTCGACGCCCGACTGCTCGCGACGGTCACCTCGTGGTGTGCCCGGCACGACGTGTTGCCGGACCGGATCGCGGTCGAACGGCACACGCTGGAGGACGTCTTCCTGGAACTCACCGGCAAGGAGCTGCGCTCTTGA
- the sufB gene encoding Fe-S cluster assembly protein SufB: MTLPTETAHPELEGLGKYEYGWADSDEAGASARRGLGEDVVRDISGKKDEPEWMTKLRLKGLRLFEKKPMPNWGSDLTGIDFDNIKYFVRSTERQAESWEDLPEDIKNTYDKLGIPEAEKQRLVAGVAAQYESEVVYHQIREDLEEQGVVFLDTDTALKEHPELFREYFGTVIPAGDNKFAALNTAVWSGGSFIYVPPGVHVEIPLQAYFRINTENMGQFERTLIIVDEGAYVHYVEGCTAPIYKSDSLHSAVVEIIVKKNARCRYTTIQNWSNNVYNLVTKRAVAYEGATMEWVDGNIGSKVTMKYPAVYLMGEHAKGETLSIAFAGEGQHQDAGAKMVHMAPNTSSNIVSKSVARGGGRTSYRGLIEIGEGAPGAKSNVLCDALLVDTISRSDTYPYVDVREDDVSMGHEATVSKVSEDQLFYLMSRGLSEDEAMAMIVRGFVEPIAKELPMEYALELNRLIELQMEGSVG, translated from the coding sequence ATGACTCTCCCCACGGAGACTGCCCACCCCGAACTCGAGGGCCTGGGCAAGTACGAATACGGCTGGGCCGACTCCGACGAGGCGGGCGCCTCGGCGCGCCGAGGTCTGGGTGAGGACGTCGTCCGGGACATCTCCGGGAAGAAGGACGAGCCGGAGTGGATGACGAAGCTCCGCCTCAAGGGGCTGCGTCTCTTCGAGAAGAAGCCCATGCCGAACTGGGGGTCGGACCTCACGGGGATCGACTTCGACAACATCAAGTACTTCGTCCGTTCCACCGAGCGACAGGCGGAGTCCTGGGAGGACCTGCCCGAGGACATCAAGAACACCTACGACAAGCTGGGCATCCCGGAGGCGGAGAAGCAGCGCCTGGTCGCCGGTGTCGCCGCCCAGTACGAGTCGGAGGTGGTGTACCACCAGATCCGCGAGGATCTGGAGGAGCAGGGCGTCGTCTTCCTGGACACCGACACGGCCCTGAAGGAGCACCCCGAGCTCTTCAGGGAGTACTTCGGCACCGTCATCCCCGCCGGCGACAACAAGTTCGCCGCGTTGAACACCGCCGTGTGGTCCGGTGGCTCCTTCATCTACGTGCCGCCGGGCGTCCACGTGGAGATCCCGCTCCAGGCGTACTTCCGGATCAACACCGAGAACATGGGACAGTTCGAGCGGACTCTGATCATCGTCGACGAGGGTGCCTACGTGCACTACGTCGAGGGCTGCACCGCCCCGATCTACAAGAGCGACTCGCTGCACTCCGCGGTCGTCGAGATCATCGTCAAGAAGAACGCCCGCTGCCGCTACACGACCATCCAGAACTGGTCGAACAACGTCTACAACCTCGTCACCAAGCGCGCCGTCGCCTACGAGGGCGCGACCATGGAGTGGGTCGACGGCAACATCGGTTCCAAGGTGACCATGAAGTACCCGGCCGTCTACCTGATGGGCGAGCACGCCAAGGGCGAGACCCTGTCCATCGCCTTCGCCGGCGAGGGCCAGCACCAGGACGCCGGCGCCAAGATGGTCCACATGGCCCCCAACACCTCGTCCAACATCGTCTCCAAGTCGGTGGCGCGCGGCGGCGGCCGGACCTCCTACCGGGGTCTGATCGAGATCGGCGAGGGCGCCCCGGGCGCAAAGTCCAACGTCCTGTGCGACGCCCTCCTCGTGGACACGATCTCCCGTTCCGACACGTACCCCTACGTGGACGTCCGCGAGGACGACGTCTCGATGGGCCACGAGGCGACCGTTTCGAAGGTCTCCGAGGACCAACTCTTCTACCTGATGAGCCGCGGCCTGAGCGAGGACGAGGCCATGGCGATGATCGTGCGAGGCTTCGTCGAGCCGATCGCGAAGGAACTGCCGATGGAGTACGCCCTGGAGCTCAACCGGCTGATCGAGCTGCAGATGGAAGGCTCGGTCGGCTGA
- a CDS encoding ArsR family transcriptional regulator, which produces MKNVGEVPHEELATGERPTRNRVARSVLDHGPSTVAELAGRLGLTQAAVRRHLDALVTDGVVEARERRVYGTRSRGRPAKVFALTDCGRDAFDQSYDTLAVDALRWIAEREGGGQAVAAFARARIAAQGAAYRSAVESATPERRAEALAKALTSDGYAATARKGPVGEQLCQHHCPVAHAAEKFPQLCEAETEFFAELLGTHVQRLATIAHGDGVCTTFIPETSPTSTTTHHTSASTAGRNPA; this is translated from the coding sequence GTGAAAAACGTCGGCGAGGTACCTCACGAGGAGCTCGCGACCGGTGAGCGGCCCACGCGGAACCGCGTCGCCCGGTCCGTCCTGGACCACGGACCGTCGACGGTCGCGGAGCTCGCCGGACGTCTCGGGCTGACCCAGGCGGCCGTCCGGCGCCACTTGGACGCGCTGGTCACCGACGGTGTGGTGGAGGCCCGCGAGCGGCGGGTGTACGGCACGCGGTCGCGTGGTCGCCCGGCGAAGGTGTTCGCCCTGACCGATTGCGGTCGGGACGCCTTCGACCAGTCCTACGACACCCTCGCCGTCGACGCGCTGCGCTGGATCGCGGAGCGTGAGGGCGGCGGTCAGGCGGTCGCCGCCTTCGCGCGGGCCCGCATCGCCGCGCAGGGCGCGGCCTACCGCAGCGCGGTGGAGTCGGCGACGCCGGAACGACGCGCGGAAGCGCTGGCCAAGGCCCTGACGTCGGACGGGTACGCTGCCACCGCGCGCAAGGGTCCGGTGGGCGAGCAGCTCTGCCAGCACCACTGCCCGGTCGCCCACGCGGCCGAGAAGTTCCCGCAGCTGTGCGAAGCCGAGACCGAGTTCTTCGCCGAACTCCTGGGCACCCATGTGCAGCGGCTCGCGACCATCGCCCACGGGGACGGCGTCTGCACCACGTTCATCCCCGAGACGTCCCCCACATCCACCACGACCCACCACACATCCGCCAGCACGGCCGGGAGGAACCCCGCATGA